In one Thermaerobacter sp. PB12/4term genomic region, the following are encoded:
- the yyaC gene encoding spore protease YyaC, producing the protein MPRRDTPQAQEGPALPPFRAELRVRAEDPRGWQLLGETLAVWLEQRGSRRLAVVCIGTDRSTGDALGPLVGTLLARSGEVARYEVVLLGTLDEPVHAGNLDQAIARLAALETGTTVLAVDACLGRSENVGSISAGRGALQPGAGVNKSLPAVGHLFVTGTVNVGGFMEYFVLQNTRLGLVLRMAEAIAAGIALAARLHFARPGPARAAGGVPVALRATRDLRPGGDEAPAAPSTARRVPAGAGWTAPAPAGTVPAGGKSGGPGCSGAGADGAVEGRPPAGEPVPGRPDSTAPLLLTLSLVAASQRPGTTSGDTAEATAGSSAAQG; encoded by the coding sequence GTGCCGCGACGTGACACCCCACAAGCCCAGGAGGGCCCGGCCCTGCCTCCGTTCCGGGCGGAACTGCGGGTCCGGGCAGAGGATCCCCGCGGATGGCAATTACTGGGCGAGACTCTGGCCGTCTGGCTGGAACAGCGGGGCAGCCGGCGCCTGGCTGTGGTCTGCATCGGCACGGACCGTTCCACGGGCGATGCCCTCGGGCCCCTGGTGGGCACCCTGCTCGCCCGCAGCGGGGAGGTGGCCCGGTATGAGGTGGTGTTGCTGGGAACCCTGGACGAACCGGTCCACGCCGGCAACCTGGACCAGGCCATCGCCCGGCTGGCCGCCCTGGAGACCGGCACCACCGTGCTGGCGGTGGACGCCTGCCTCGGGCGCAGCGAGAACGTGGGCAGTATCAGCGCCGGGCGGGGCGCCCTGCAGCCGGGGGCGGGCGTCAACAAGTCGCTGCCGGCGGTGGGTCACCTGTTCGTCACGGGCACCGTCAACGTAGGGGGATTCATGGAGTACTTCGTCCTGCAGAACACCAGGCTGGGACTGGTCCTGCGGATGGCCGAAGCCATCGCCGCGGGCATCGCCCTGGCCGCCCGCCTGCACTTTGCGCGGCCGGGCCCGGCGCGAGCCGCCGGCGGGGTACCCGTGGCCCTGAGGGCGACCCGCGACCTCCGGCCGGGCGGCGATGAGGCGCCCGCGGCGCCATCCACCGCACGGCGGGTGCCGGCCGGCGCCGGGTGGACCGCCCCGGCACCCGCCGGCACCGTCCCGGCCGGCGGGAAATCGGGCGGCCCGGGGTGCTCCGGCGCGGGCGCTGACGGTGCGGTAGAGGGGCGGCCCCCGGCAGGTGAACCGGTCCCGGGCCGTCCGGATTCGACCGCCCCCTTGCTGCTGACCCTCAGCCTGGTTGCGGCTTCCCAGCGGCCTGGGACCACGTCCGGGGACACGGCGGAAGCCACAGCCGGGAGCAGCGCCGCCCAGGGTTAG
- a CDS encoding ParA family protein, translating to MGRVIAIANQKGGVGKTTTTVNLGACLAALGQRVLVVDIDPQANTTSGFGLDKGRVGRSIYDVLIDDRGLREVVRSTAIPGLFLVPANIELAGAELELVGMLGRETRLRRALEGVKDGYDFILIDCPPSLGLLTLNAMAAADGLLVPIQCEYYALEGLSQLLNTLRAVQAHLNPGLVLDGVVLTMFDARTNLSIQVVEEVKRFFRDKVFRTIIPRNVRLSEAPSHGQPVILYDARSRGAEVYMELAKEVVDYVEEQARAG from the coding sequence GTGGGACGGGTTATCGCCATTGCGAACCAGAAGGGTGGAGTCGGCAAGACGACCACCACCGTCAACCTGGGGGCGTGCCTGGCGGCCCTAGGCCAGCGGGTGCTGGTGGTCGACATCGATCCCCAGGCCAACACCACCAGCGGCTTTGGCCTGGACAAGGGGCGGGTTGGGCGGAGCATCTACGATGTATTGATCGATGACCGCGGCCTGCGGGAGGTGGTCCGCTCGACGGCCATCCCCGGCCTGTTCCTGGTCCCGGCCAACATCGAGCTGGCGGGAGCGGAGCTGGAGCTGGTGGGCATGCTTGGCCGCGAAACCCGCCTGCGCCGGGCGCTGGAGGGGGTGAAGGACGGGTATGACTTCATCCTCATCGACTGTCCCCCGTCCCTGGGGCTCCTCACCCTGAACGCCATGGCTGCGGCCGACGGCCTGCTGGTACCCATCCAGTGCGAGTACTACGCGCTGGAGGGCCTGAGCCAGCTGCTCAACACCCTGCGGGCGGTGCAGGCCCACCTCAATCCCGGCCTGGTGCTGGACGGTGTGGTGCTGACCATGTTCGACGCCCGGACCAACCTCTCCATTCAGGTAGTGGAGGAGGTCAAGCGGTTCTTCCGGGACAAGGTCTTCCGGACCATCATCCCCCGCAACGTGCGCCTGTCGGAGGCCCCCAGCCATGGCCAGCCGGTCATCCTGTACGATGCCCGGTCCCGGGGGGCCGAGGTGTACATGGAACTGGCCAAGGAAGTGGTGGACTATGTCGAGGAACAAGCGCGGGCTGGCTAG
- a CDS encoding ParB/RepB/Spo0J family partition protein, producing the protein MRAGQWLAWMGGNREDGRSSPAEAAGDGRPGGTVRRIRLADIRPNPFQPRVEFDEGSLAELAESIRRVGLLQPLLVRPAPGGGYELVAGERRWRAARLAGLDEVPAVVRTMGDQDAAVLALVENLQREDLGFFEEAAAYQDILQRFGLTQEQLAAMLGRQQSTVANKLRLLRLPVGLRQRIVAAGMSERHARALLRLPTPEDQERLLELAIAGQWSVRQLEEEVERALAAGRAEPPARRRKRRLQGLRAIKDVRILLNTVRAGVETLRRAGLAAEVEQSEQAEWIEVRIRIPKAAPARGGQGGAGGSGSAAGSGGASGTPGREAW; encoded by the coding sequence ATGCGGGCAGGGCAGTGGCTGGCATGGATGGGCGGCAACCGGGAAGATGGCCGCAGCAGCCCCGCGGAGGCGGCAGGTGACGGGCGGCCCGGTGGGACGGTCCGGCGGATCCGGCTTGCGGACATCCGGCCCAATCCCTTTCAGCCCAGGGTGGAGTTTGATGAGGGGTCGCTGGCGGAACTGGCCGAATCCATTCGCCGGGTCGGTTTACTGCAGCCGCTGCTGGTTCGGCCAGCCCCAGGTGGCGGCTACGAGCTGGTGGCGGGCGAGCGGCGGTGGCGTGCGGCCCGGCTGGCCGGCCTGGACGAGGTACCCGCCGTGGTCCGCACCATGGGCGACCAGGATGCAGCGGTGCTGGCCCTGGTGGAGAACCTGCAGCGGGAGGATCTGGGCTTTTTTGAGGAAGCAGCGGCGTACCAGGATATTCTGCAGCGGTTCGGGTTGACGCAGGAACAGCTGGCCGCCATGCTGGGGCGGCAGCAGTCGACGGTCGCCAACAAGCTGCGGTTGCTCCGCCTGCCCGTCGGCCTGAGGCAGCGGATCGTGGCGGCGGGGATGAGCGAGCGGCACGCCCGGGCTCTTTTGCGTCTGCCCACCCCGGAGGACCAGGAACGGTTGCTGGAGCTGGCCATCGCCGGGCAGTGGAGCGTTCGGCAGCTGGAAGAGGAAGTGGAACGGGCGCTGGCGGCCGGAAGGGCTGAACCGCCGGCGCGGCGGCGGAAGCGGCGGCTGCAGGGGCTGCGGGCGATCAAAGACGTTCGGATCCTTTTGAACACCGTGCGGGCTGGGGTGGAGACGCTGCGGCGGGCCGGTCTGGCCGCCGAGGTGGAGCAGTCCGAGCAGGCCGAGTGGATCGAGGTGCGGATTCGCATCCCCAAGGCGGCACCCGCCCGCGGTGGCCAGGGAGGGGCTGGCGGGTCAGGATCCGCAGCGGGTTCGGGTGGGGCGAGCGGTACGCCGGGGCGGGAGGCCTGGTAA
- the rsmG gene encoding 16S rRNA (guanine(527)-N(7))-methyltransferase RsmG, which produces MDGPRWQDELARLGAACGVRLSRDALVAMWRHWELVRQATGRFNLTAIRDDAEALVRHYLDSLVLLGIAGPWAAEGFLADLGSGAGFPGIPLLVALGPGWRGLLLESQVKKAAFLHEAVTVLGLDGRVTVEPVRAEEAGRTGAWREQADVVVARAVAPLNVLLEYGLPLLRVGGRLWAYKGPRVAEEWEAGGRAAAVLGGRLVGPREVELPGGAGRRVLVEVLKEEPTPAAYPRRAGLPARRPLGE; this is translated from the coding sequence GTGGACGGCCCGCGCTGGCAGGACGAACTGGCGCGCCTGGGGGCGGCCTGCGGGGTGCGGCTCTCCAGGGATGCCTTGGTCGCCATGTGGCGCCACTGGGAGCTGGTTCGCCAGGCCACGGGCCGCTTTAACCTCACCGCCATCCGGGACGACGCGGAGGCGCTGGTGCGGCACTACCTGGATTCGTTGGTGCTGCTCGGGATCGCCGGTCCCTGGGCGGCGGAGGGTTTTCTCGCGGACCTGGGGAGTGGAGCAGGTTTTCCGGGGATTCCCCTGCTGGTGGCCCTGGGGCCCGGCTGGAGGGGCCTGCTGCTGGAATCCCAGGTGAAGAAGGCTGCTTTTCTTCACGAAGCGGTGACCGTGCTGGGTCTGGACGGCCGGGTGACCGTGGAGCCGGTGCGGGCGGAAGAAGCGGGCCGCACGGGTGCCTGGAGGGAGCAGGCCGACGTGGTGGTGGCCCGGGCTGTGGCTCCCCTCAACGTCCTGCTGGAATACGGGCTGCCGCTCTTGCGGGTCGGGGGGCGGCTGTGGGCGTACAAGGGCCCGCGCGTCGCGGAAGAGTGGGAAGCGGGCGGGCGGGCGGCGGCCGTGTTAGGCGGCCGGCTGGTTGGACCGCGGGAAGTGGAGCTTCCGGGGGGAGCGGGGCGACGGGTGCTGGTCGAGGTCCTGAAAGAGGAGCCCACCCCTGCCGCCTACCCACGGCGCGCAGGACTGCCGGCCCGCCGCCCCCTCGGGGAATAG
- a CDS encoding DUF4446 family protein, whose protein sequence is MQDFLASFSWQDLIQFFRQLVAAIAARPGGMAAASLVIALIATWRAGAAHRRLRTLERWLRAPGRNGVAATRQPDEPSLGDVLARLHRLEVAQDDTGRRVMEMAEELARCVRHVAVVRFNAFPNTGGEQSFALALLDAHGNGAVITTLAGREETRTYAKPIAGGSSPYLLSEEEREAIRRALAGEPPAPAVGTPAPGRAGPRSTR, encoded by the coding sequence ATGCAGGACTTTCTCGCTTCGTTTTCATGGCAGGACCTCATCCAATTCTTCCGGCAGCTGGTGGCCGCCATCGCGGCCCGCCCCGGCGGGATGGCGGCCGCCTCCCTGGTGATCGCCCTGATCGCGACCTGGCGGGCCGGCGCCGCCCACCGGCGCCTGCGCACCCTGGAGCGCTGGTTGCGCGCCCCGGGACGGAACGGCGTGGCGGCCACCCGCCAGCCCGACGAACCCAGCCTGGGGGACGTGCTGGCCCGGTTGCACCGCCTGGAGGTGGCCCAGGACGATACCGGCCGGCGGGTGATGGAGATGGCGGAAGAACTGGCCCGCTGCGTGCGTCACGTGGCGGTGGTGCGGTTCAACGCCTTTCCCAACACCGGAGGGGAGCAGAGCTTCGCTCTCGCCCTGCTCGACGCCCACGGCAACGGCGCCGTCATCACCACCCTGGCGGGCCGGGAGGAAACGCGGACGTATGCCAAGCCCATCGCCGGCGGCAGTTCCCCCTATCTGCTTAGCGAGGAGGAGCGGGAGGCCATCCGGCGGGCTCTGGCGGGGGAGCCGCCGGCACCGGCGGTGGGCACCCCTGCGCCGGGCCGGGCGGGGCCGCGTTCGACCCGCTAG
- a CDS encoding ParB/RepB/Spo0J family partition protein: MSRNKRGLARGIDVKGLDALLPGVRPEAVTAGQQVEQVPVDRIQPNPYQPRRQFDPDALAELVESVRQHGIVQPLLLRPEGDGYRLVAGERRWRAAQAAGLETVPAVVREFSDVEMMEIALVENLQREDLNPIEEAQGYRMLCEELGLTQEQVSQRVGKSRSHIANLMRLLSLPDDVRRLVAEGKLSTGHAKVLLSVHSPVEMRRLAAEVLSEGLTVRQLEQRVADGGKTPRRRPGPSQQPAPEPEVQDLIDRLQRALNTRVALRGRGPRGQIVIEYYSWDDLERILARLESPAAASF, from the coding sequence ATGTCGAGGAACAAGCGCGGGCTGGCTAGAGGGATCGATGTAAAGGGCCTCGATGCCCTGTTGCCCGGGGTCCGTCCGGAGGCCGTGACGGCCGGCCAGCAGGTGGAGCAGGTTCCGGTCGACCGCATCCAGCCCAACCCCTACCAGCCGCGCCGCCAGTTCGACCCCGACGCCCTGGCCGAGCTGGTGGAATCGGTGCGGCAACACGGCATCGTCCAGCCCCTGCTGCTGCGCCCCGAAGGCGACGGGTACCGCCTGGTGGCCGGCGAGCGCCGCTGGCGGGCCGCCCAGGCGGCAGGCCTGGAAACGGTCCCCGCGGTGGTACGGGAGTTCTCCGACGTTGAAATGATGGAGATCGCCCTGGTGGAGAACCTCCAGCGGGAGGACCTCAACCCCATCGAAGAGGCCCAGGGCTACCGGATGCTGTGCGAGGAACTGGGGCTCACCCAGGAGCAGGTGAGCCAGCGGGTTGGCAAGAGCCGTTCCCACATCGCCAACCTGATGCGTCTGCTCTCCCTTCCGGACGACGTGCGGCGGCTGGTGGCCGAGGGGAAGCTCAGCACGGGCCATGCCAAGGTGCTGCTAAGCGTACACTCGCCGGTGGAAATGCGCCGGCTGGCCGCGGAGGTCCTCTCGGAGGGACTGACGGTCCGGCAGCTGGAGCAGCGCGTGGCGGACGGGGGCAAGACCCCCCGGCGCCGTCCGGGACCCAGCCAGCAGCCTGCGCCCGAACCGGAAGTGCAGGACCTGATCGACCGCCTGCAGCGGGCCCTGAACACCCGGGTGGCCCTGCGGGGGCGCGGCCCGCGGGGCCAGATCGTCATCGAATACTACAGCTGGGACGACCTGGAGCGCATCCTGGCCCGGCTGGAATCGCCGGCCGCGGCGTCGTTCTAA
- a CDS encoding YidC/Oxa1 family membrane protein insertase, producing the protein MSQLWQWFVDLIEAGLELSRSATGSAGLSIILFTVLVRLVLLPLTFSQMRSMQRMQALQPEVERIQKKYKNNPQKANEAIMQLWRENNVNPAAGCLPLLIQFPILYALFIAFRDFSIGSFLWIPDLGKPDPWFVLPILAGVTTYFQMKTSMTSVQPQQRTMLVLMPAMLTFFAWSFPAGLALYWVTSNIFSIVQQVLMNRRPAPAPAGKGKAGHERGVS; encoded by the coding sequence CCGGCAGCGCTGGCCTGTCCATCATCCTGTTCACCGTGCTGGTCCGCCTCGTGCTTTTGCCCCTTACCTTCTCTCAAATGCGGTCCATGCAGCGTATGCAGGCGCTGCAGCCCGAAGTGGAACGTATCCAAAAAAAATACAAGAACAACCCCCAGAAGGCCAACGAGGCCATCATGCAGCTGTGGCGGGAGAATAACGTCAACCCCGCCGCGGGGTGCCTGCCGCTGCTTATCCAGTTTCCCATCCTTTACGCGCTGTTCATCGCTTTCCGCGATTTCAGTATCGGCTCGTTTCTCTGGATTCCCGACCTGGGCAAGCCAGATCCCTGGTTTGTTCTTCCCATCCTGGCCGGTGTGACCACGTATTTTCAGATGAAGACCTCAATGACCTCCGTCCAGCCCCAGCAGCGCACCATGCTGGTGTTGATGCCCGCGATGCTGACCTTCTTTGCCTGGAGCTTTCCCGCGGGCCTTGCACTCTACTGGGTGACCAGCAACATCTTCTCCATCGTCCAGCAGGTTCTGATGAACCGGCGGCCGGCGCCGGCACCGGCAGGAAAGGGGAAGGCGGGGCATGAGCGCGGCGTTTCGTGA
- the jag gene encoding RNA-binding cell elongation regulator Jag/EloR yields the protein MSAAFREVLGAGPWIETRGRTVEEALEAAARQLGVGREALEARVVAEPSRGFLGLVGQRDAVVQARVRPTKARFAAAFLEELARAAGLVVQVSVEEGPDRILARMEGGPELGALIGRRGVALEALQYLLNVAAARVSEEQRRVVLDVAGYRERRRQSLERLALRMAERARRTRRPVALEPMPAAERRVVHLALQNHPEVRTESTGTEPYRRVVIVPRRPGRGGVSTGTGRP from the coding sequence ATGAGCGCGGCGTTTCGTGAGGTTCTAGGCGCCGGGCCCTGGATCGAAACCCGCGGCCGCACGGTGGAAGAAGCCCTGGAGGCCGCGGCGCGCCAGCTGGGGGTGGGCCGCGAGGCGCTGGAGGCGCGGGTGGTAGCCGAACCGTCCCGGGGGTTCCTGGGTCTGGTGGGGCAGCGGGATGCGGTGGTCCAGGCCCGGGTTCGTCCGACCAAGGCGCGGTTTGCGGCGGCCTTTCTGGAGGAACTGGCCCGGGCAGCCGGACTGGTGGTGCAGGTGTCCGTAGAGGAAGGGCCCGACCGGATCCTGGCCCGGATGGAGGGCGGGCCGGAGCTGGGTGCCCTGATCGGCCGCCGGGGCGTGGCCTTGGAAGCCCTGCAGTACCTGCTCAACGTGGCAGCGGCGCGGGTGAGCGAGGAGCAACGGCGGGTCGTGCTGGACGTGGCGGGATATCGCGAGCGGCGCCGGCAGTCCCTGGAGCGGCTGGCCCTGCGGATGGCGGAGCGCGCGCGGCGGACCCGCCGTCCGGTGGCCCTGGAACCGATGCCGGCGGCCGAGCGGAGGGTGGTTCACCTGGCGTTGCAGAACCACCCGGAGGTGCGAACGGAGAGCACGGGAACGGAACCCTACCGCCGGGTCGTGATCGTGCCGCGCAGGCCGGGTCGGGGTGGCGTCAGCACGGGAACCGGCCGGCCCTGA
- a CDS encoding diacylglycerol kinase family protein, which translates to MSGIVAIVNPVAGRGRAGRTWPAFEAALRRRGVSPEVWYTAAPGDAREMARRARERHVELLLVTGGDGTVHEAVNGLGPGGPALVVVPLGTGNDLARGLQISPTPEGIADVVTRGHVRRLDLGHLETAEGGRYFVNVSGAGFDAEVARRVYEEGGPGRGALPYVLSMLRTLRRYRNVLMEIHVDGRVHRHVSLMTVVGNSPYYGGGMHILPGATPDDAQFDILLIGDLGKLETLMVFPKVFRGTHVRHRLVTCLRGATVEIRSREQVAVHADGEPAGYLPVRYRNHPGGMAVVVPAGAARHAAAASRPPGEAAPFHPRKAHSD; encoded by the coding sequence TTGTCCGGGATCGTGGCCATCGTCAACCCCGTGGCGGGACGGGGGCGGGCCGGCCGGACCTGGCCGGCCTTCGAGGCCGCCCTGAGGCGGCGGGGTGTCTCCCCGGAGGTCTGGTATACTGCGGCGCCCGGAGATGCCCGGGAGATGGCCCGCCGGGCCCGAGAGCGGCACGTGGAGCTGCTGCTGGTCACGGGCGGCGACGGCACCGTCCACGAAGCCGTGAACGGGCTGGGGCCTGGAGGCCCGGCCCTGGTGGTGGTACCCCTGGGAACGGGGAATGACCTGGCGCGCGGCCTCCAGATCAGCCCGACGCCAGAGGGCATTGCGGATGTGGTGACCCGGGGGCACGTGCGCCGGCTGGACCTGGGCCATCTCGAGACGGCCGAGGGCGGGCGCTACTTCGTCAACGTCAGCGGCGCCGGGTTCGACGCCGAGGTCGCCCGCCGGGTATACGAAGAGGGCGGTCCCGGGCGGGGTGCCCTCCCCTATGTCCTCTCCATGCTGCGCACCCTGCGCCGCTACCGCAACGTCCTGATGGAGATCCACGTGGACGGCCGGGTCCACCGCCACGTGTCCCTGATGACGGTGGTCGGCAACTCGCCCTATTACGGAGGGGGCATGCACATCCTCCCAGGTGCGACCCCCGATGACGCCCAGTTTGACATCCTCCTCATCGGGGACCTGGGGAAGCTTGAGACGCTGATGGTCTTTCCGAAGGTCTTCCGCGGCACCCACGTGCGGCACCGCCTGGTCACCTGCCTCCGCGGGGCCACGGTGGAGATCCGCAGCCGCGAGCAGGTGGCCGTGCACGCCGACGGGGAGCCTGCAGGCTACCTCCCGGTGCGTTACCGCAATCACCCCGGAGGCATGGCGGTGGTGGTGCCGGCCGGCGCGGCACGGCATGCGGCGGCAGCCTCCCGGCCGCCCGGGGAAGCTGCGCCCTTCCATCCCCGCAAGGCCCATTCCGACTAG